A single region of the Drosophila miranda strain MSH22 chromosome 2, D.miranda_PacBio2.1, whole genome shotgun sequence genome encodes:
- the LOC108156627 gene encoding calcium-activated potassium channel slowpoke isoform X27: MATDLIGTNFSSTLTNGMSGCDQSTVESLADDPTDSPFDADDCLKVRKYWCFLLSSIFTFLAGLLIVLLWRAFAFICCRKEPDLGPNDPKQKEQKASRNKQEFEGTFMTEAKDWAGELISGQTTTGRILVVLVFILSIASLIIYFVDASSEEVERCQKWSNNITQQIDLAFNIFFMVYFFIRFIAASDKLWFMLEMYSFVDYFTIPPSFVSIYLDRTWIGLRFLRALRLMTVPDILQYLNVLKTSSSIRLAQLVSIFISVWLTAAGIIHLLENSGDPLDFNNAHRLSYWTCVYFLIVTMSTVGYGDVYCETVLGRTFLVFFLLVGLAMFASSIPEIIELVGSGNKYGGELKREHGKRHIVVCGHITYESVSHFLKDFLHEDREDVDVEVVFLHRKPPDLELEGLFKRHFTTVEFFQGTIMNPIDLQRVKVHEADACLVLANKYCQDPDAEDAANIMRVISIKNYSDDIRVIIQLMQYHNKAYLLNIPSWDWKQGDDVICLAELKLGFIAQSCLAPGFSTMMANLFAMRSFKTSPDMQSWTNDYLRGTGMEMYTETLSPTFIGIPFAQATELCFSKLKLLLLAIEIKGAEEGVDSKISINPRGAKIQANTQGFFIAQSADEVKRAWFYCKACHEDIKDETLIKKCKCKNYVGMIMMQTGMVNQGITSVMNTMEGDITRDREDTNLLNRNVRRPNGTGNGTGAMHHMNNTAAAAAAAAAAGKQVNKVKPTVNVSRQVEGQVISPSQYNRPTSRSSGTGTQNQNGGVSLPAGIADDQSKDFDFEKTEMKYDSTGMFHWSPAKSLEDCILDRNQAAMTVLNGHVVVCLFADPDSPLIGLRNLVMPLRASNFHYHELKHVVIVGSVDYIRREWKMLQNLPKISVLNGSPLSRADLRAVNVNLCDMCCILSAKVPSNDDPTLADKEAILASLNIKAMTFDDTIGVLSQRGPEFDNLSATAGSPIVLQRRGSVYGANVPMITELVNDSNVQFLDQDDDDDPDTELYLTQPFACGTAFAVSVLDSLMSTTYFNQNALTLIRSLITGGATPELELILAEGAGLRGGYSTVDSLSNRDRCRVGQISLYDGPLAQFGECGKYGDLFVAALKSYGMLCIGLYRFRDTSSSCDASSKRYVITNPPDDFSLLPTDQVFVLMQFDPGLEYKPPAVRAPAGGRGTNTQGSGVGGGGSNKDDNS, translated from the exons ATGGCAACGGACTTGATCGGCACAAATTTCAGCAGCACATTGACAAAT GGGATGTCGGGGTGTGATCAAAGCACTGTCGAATCATTGGCCGATGATCCAACAGATTCACCATTCGATGCCGATGATTGTCTCAAAGTTCGCAAGTACTGGTGCTTTCTGCTGTCCAGCATCTTTACATTCCTTGCTGGCCTGCTCATTGTGCTGCTATGGCGGGCATTCGCGTTCATCTGCTGCCGCAAGGAGCCCGACCTGGGACCCAACGATCCCAAGCAGAAGGAGCAGAAGGCGTCCCGCAACAAACAGGAGTTCGAGGGCACCTTTATGACAGAAGCAAAAGACTGGGCTGGAGAGCTTATCTCGGGTCAAACAACAACTGGTCGAATTTTG GTCGTACTCGTATTTATACTCAGCATTGCATCCCTCATTATATACTTTGTTGATGCATCTAGCGAAGAAGTCGAAAGATGCCAAAAGTGGAGTAACAACATTACTCAACAGATCGATCTCGCattcaatatattttttatggtTTACTTTTTTATACGA TTCATAGCGGCGTCCGATAAGCTTTGGTTTATGTTAGAAATGTACAGTTTTGTAGATTATTTTACAATACCCCCGTCCTTCGTATCAATATATTTAGATCGAACATGGATCG GTCTTCGATTTCTTCGAGCGCTACGTCTCATGACTGTTCCAGATATTTTACAATATTTAAACGTACTAAAAACATCGAGCTCCATACGCTTGGCTCAACTAGTATCAATTTTTATATCCGTGTGGTTAACAGCAGCGGGCATTATACATCTG CTGGAGAACTCTGGCGATCCGCTGGATTTTAATAATGCTCATCGTTTATCGTATTGGACCTGTGTCTATTTCCTAATTGTGACCATGTCAACGGTAGGATATGGTGACGTTTACTGTGAGACTGTCCTGGGAAGAACATTTCTCGTGTTCTTTCTGCTCGTCGGCTTG GCAATGTTTGCCAGCAGTATACCGGAGATAATTGAACTCGTCGGTAGTGGCAATAAGTATGGCGGTGAACTGAAAAGAGAACACGGAAAGAG ACATATTGTGGTATGCGGTCATATAACATACGAGTCCGTGTCGCATTTTCTGAAGGACTTTCTCCACGAAGATCGGGAGGATGTCGATGTCGAAGTGGTCTTTCTCCATCG TAAACCACCCGATTTGGAACTTGAGGGTTTGTTCAAACGTCATTTTACCACCGTGGAGTTCTTCCAAGGAACCATTATGAATCCGATTGATCTGCAAAGGGTTAAG GTTCACGAAGCCGATGCCTGCCTTGTGCTAGCTAACAAATATTGCCAAGATCCCGACGCAGAAGATGCTGCCAACATCATGAGAGTGATCTCCATCAAGAACTACAGCGACGACATTCGTGTCATCATCCAGCTGATGCAGTACCACAATAAG GCGTACTTGCTCAACATACCATCGTGGGACTGGAAACAGGGCGACGATGTCATCTGCCTGGCCGAGCTGAAGCTGGGCTTCATTGCCCAGAGCTGTCTGGCCCCCGGTTTCTCCACCATGATGGCCAATCTGTTTGCCATGCGATCGTTCAAGACG TCGCCAGACATGCAGTCTTGGACAAATGATTACCTGCGCGGCACTGGCATGGAAATGTACACAGAAACATTGAGTCCCACATTTATTGGAATACCATTTGCTCAGGCCACTGA GCTGTGTTTCTCCAAGCTGAAGCTTCTGCTGCTCGCCATCGAGATCAAGGGAGCCGAGGAGGGTGTGGACAGCAAAATTTCGATTAACCCGCGCGGGGCCAAGATTCAGGCCAATACGCAGGGCTTTTTCATAGCACAAAGCGCCGATGAGGTGAAGCG TGCCTGGTTCTACTGCAAAGCCTGCCACGAGGACATCAAGGACGAGACGCTGATCaagaaatgcaaatgcaaaaacT ATGTCGGCATGATTATGATGCAGACGGGCATGGTCAACCAAGGCATCACATCGGTGATGAATACAATGGAGG GTGATATCACACGTGACAGAGAAGATACGAATC TACTCAATCGCAATGTGCGCCGTCCTAATGGCACTGGCAACGGTACAGGTGCCATGCATCATATGAACAACACggctgctgcagccgccgctgctgccgcggCGGGCAAGCAGGTGAACAAGGTGAAGCCCACGGTGAATGTGAGCCGGCAGGTCGAGGGTCAAGTAATATCGCCGTCGCAGTACAACAG GCCGACGAGTCGCAGCTCCGGCACGGGCACGCAGAATCAAAATGGCGGCGTTTCATTGCCCGCCGGAATAGCGGACGACCAGTCGAAGGACTTTGATTTCGAGAAGACCGAAATGAAGTACGACTCGACGGGCATGTTCCACTGGAGTCCGGCAAAGAGCTTAGAAGACTGCATACTG GATCGCAACCAGGCGGCCATGACAGTGCTGAATGGTCATGTGGTCGTCTGTCTGTTCGCCGATCCCGATTCGCCTCTGATCGGTCTGCGGAATCTGGTGATGCCCTTGCGGGCGTCCAATTTCCACTACCACGAGCTGAAGCATGTGGTGATTGTAGGATCGGTGGACTACATCCGGCGAGAGTGGAAGATGCTGCAGAACCTGCCCAAGATATCGGTGCTGAACGGCTCTCCCCTGAGTCGCGCCGACCTGCGGGCGGTCAACGTCAATCTGTGTGATATGTGCTGCATACTGTCGGCCAAAGTTCCTAGCAACGACGATCCCACGCTGGCCGACAAGGAGGCCATCCTCGCCTCGCTCAACATCAAGGCCATGACCTTCGATGACACGATCGGCGTGCTCAGCCAGCGCGGCCCGGAGTTCGACAACCTGAGCGCGACCGCCGGCAGCCCGATTGTGCTGCAGCGTCGCGGTTCAGTGTATGGCGCCAATGTGCCCATGATTACAG AACTGGTCAATGATAGTAACGTGCAGTTTCTCGATcaagacgacgacgatgatccAGATACAGAGCTGTATCTGACGCAGCCCTTTGCCTGCGGCACAGCCTTCGCTGTGAGTGTGTTAGACTCACTGATGTCCACG ACATACTTCAATCAAAACGCCTTAACGCTGATCCGCTCACTGATCACGGGCGGAGCAACACccgagctggagctgatccTGGCCGAGGGAGCCGGCCTGCGCGGTGGCTACAGCACCGTGGACAGTCTGAGTAATCGAGACAG ATGTCGAGTGGGCCAGATATCCCTATACGATGGCCCGCTGGCGCAGTTCGGAGAGTGCGGCAAGTACGGGGATCTGTTCGTGGCCGCCCTCAAGTCGTACGGCATGCTGTGCATAGGCCTGTACCGGTTCCGGGACACCAGCTCCAGCTGTGATGCGAGCAGCAAACGATATGTAATAACTAACCCACCCGATGACTTTTCACTACTGCCAACAGATCAG GTATTCGTTTTAATGCAATTCGATCCGGGGCTGGAGTACAAGCCGCCAGCGGTGCGAGCACCCGCCGGCGGACGCGGCACCAACACACAAGGCTCCGGGGTCGGAGGGGGCGGCTCCAACAAGGATGATAACTCTTGA
- the LOC108156627 gene encoding calcium-activated potassium channel slowpoke isoform X18: protein MATDLIGTNFSSTLTNGMSGCDQSTVESLADDPTDSPFDADDCLKVRKYWCFLLSSIFTFLAGLLIVLLWRAFAFICCRKEPDLGPNDPKQKEQKASRNKQEFEGTFMTEAKDWAGELISGQTTTGRILVVLVFILSIASLIIYFVDASSEEVERCQKWSNNITQQIDLAFNIFFMVYFFIRFIAASDKLWFMLEMYSFVDYFTIPPSFVSIYLDRTWIGLRFLRALRLMTVPDILQYLNVLKTSSSIRLAQLVSIFISVWLTAAGIIHLLENSGDPLDFNNAHRLSYWTCVYFLIVTMSTVGYGDVYCETVLGRTFLVFFLLVGLAMFASSIPEIIELVGSGNKYGGELKREHGKRHIVVCGHITYESVSHFLKDFLHEDREDVDVEVVFLHRKPPDLELEGLFKRHFTTVEFFQGTIMNPIDLQRVKVHEADACLVLANKYCQDPDAEDAANIMRVISIKNYSDDIRVIIQLMQYHNKAYLLNIPSWDWKQGDDVICLAELKLGFIAQSCLAPGFSTMMANLFAMRSFKTSPDMQSWTNDYLRGTGMEMYTETLSPTFIGIPFAQATELCFSKLKLLLLAIEIKGAEEGVDSKISINPRGAKIQANTQGFFIAQSADEVKRAWFYCKACHEDIKDETLIKKCKCKNLATFRKGVRAVQMVGRAKDDEYSLSNEHHPAPTFTPPELPKRVHVRGSVSGDITRDREDTNLLNRNVRRPNGTGNGTGAMHHMNNTAAAAAAAAAAGKQVNKVKPTVNVSRQVEGQVISPSQYNRPTSRSSGTGTQNQNGGVSLPAGIADDQSKDFDFEKTEMKYDSTGMFHWSPAKSLEDCILDRNQAAMTVLNGHVVVCLFADPDSPLIGLRNLVMPLRASNFHYHELKHVVIVGSVDYIRREWKMLQNLPKISVLNGSPLSRADLRAVNVNLCDMCCILSAKVPSNDDPTLADKEAILASLNIKAMTFDDTIGVLSQRGPEFDNLSATAGSPIVLQRRGSVYGANVPMITELVNDSNVQFLDQDDDDDPDTELYLTQPFACGTAFAVSVLDSLMSTTYFNQNALTLIRSLITGGATPELELILAEGAGLRGGYSTVDSLSNRDRCRVGQISLYDGPLAQFGECGKYGDLFVAALKSYGMLCIGLYRFRDTSSSCDASSKRYVITNPPDDFSLLPTDQVFVLMQFDPGLEYKPPAVRAPAGGRGTNTQGSGVGGGGSNKDDNS, encoded by the exons ATGGCAACGGACTTGATCGGCACAAATTTCAGCAGCACATTGACAAAT GGGATGTCGGGGTGTGATCAAAGCACTGTCGAATCATTGGCCGATGATCCAACAGATTCACCATTCGATGCCGATGATTGTCTCAAAGTTCGCAAGTACTGGTGCTTTCTGCTGTCCAGCATCTTTACATTCCTTGCTGGCCTGCTCATTGTGCTGCTATGGCGGGCATTCGCGTTCATCTGCTGCCGCAAGGAGCCCGACCTGGGACCCAACGATCCCAAGCAGAAGGAGCAGAAGGCGTCCCGCAACAAACAGGAGTTCGAGGGCACCTTTATGACAGAAGCAAAAGACTGGGCTGGAGAGCTTATCTCGGGTCAAACAACAACTGGTCGAATTTTG GTCGTACTCGTATTTATACTCAGCATTGCATCCCTCATTATATACTTTGTTGATGCATCTAGCGAAGAAGTCGAAAGATGCCAAAAGTGGAGTAACAACATTACTCAACAGATCGATCTCGCattcaatatattttttatggtTTACTTTTTTATACGA TTCATAGCGGCGTCCGATAAGCTTTGGTTTATGTTAGAAATGTACAGTTTTGTAGATTATTTTACAATACCCCCGTCCTTCGTATCAATATATTTAGATCGAACATGGATCG GTCTTCGATTTCTTCGAGCGCTACGTCTCATGACTGTTCCAGATATTTTACAATATTTAAACGTACTAAAAACATCGAGCTCCATACGCTTGGCTCAACTAGTATCAATTTTTATATCCGTGTGGTTAACAGCAGCGGGCATTATACATCTG CTGGAGAACTCTGGCGATCCGCTGGATTTTAATAATGCTCATCGTTTATCGTATTGGACCTGTGTCTATTTCCTAATTGTGACCATGTCAACGGTAGGATATGGTGACGTTTACTGTGAGACTGTCCTGGGAAGAACATTTCTCGTGTTCTTTCTGCTCGTCGGCTTG GCAATGTTTGCCAGCAGTATACCGGAGATAATTGAACTCGTCGGTAGTGGCAATAAGTATGGCGGTGAACTGAAAAGAGAACACGGAAAGAG ACATATTGTGGTATGCGGTCATATAACATACGAGTCCGTGTCGCATTTTCTGAAGGACTTTCTCCACGAAGATCGGGAGGATGTCGATGTCGAAGTGGTCTTTCTCCATCG TAAACCACCCGATTTGGAACTTGAGGGTTTGTTCAAACGTCATTTTACCACCGTGGAGTTCTTCCAAGGAACCATTATGAATCCGATTGATCTGCAAAGGGTTAAG GTTCACGAAGCCGATGCCTGCCTTGTGCTAGCTAACAAATATTGCCAAGATCCCGACGCAGAAGATGCTGCCAACATCATGAGAGTGATCTCCATCAAGAACTACAGCGACGACATTCGTGTCATCATCCAGCTGATGCAGTACCACAATAAG GCGTACTTGCTCAACATACCATCGTGGGACTGGAAACAGGGCGACGATGTCATCTGCCTGGCCGAGCTGAAGCTGGGCTTCATTGCCCAGAGCTGTCTGGCCCCCGGTTTCTCCACCATGATGGCCAATCTGTTTGCCATGCGATCGTTCAAGACG TCGCCAGACATGCAGTCTTGGACAAATGATTACCTGCGCGGCACTGGCATGGAAATGTACACAGAAACATTGAGTCCCACATTTATTGGAATACCATTTGCTCAGGCCACTGA GCTGTGTTTCTCCAAGCTGAAGCTTCTGCTGCTCGCCATCGAGATCAAGGGAGCCGAGGAGGGTGTGGACAGCAAAATTTCGATTAACCCGCGCGGGGCCAAGATTCAGGCCAATACGCAGGGCTTTTTCATAGCACAAAGCGCCGATGAGGTGAAGCG TGCCTGGTTCTACTGCAAAGCCTGCCACGAGGACATCAAGGACGAGACGCTGATCaagaaatgcaaatgcaaaaacT TGGCCACCTTCCGGAAAGGCGTCCGAGCCGTACAAATGGTTGGGCGTGCAA aaGACGATGAATACTCGTTGTCAA ATGAACACCATCCTGCACCCACATTTACGCCTCCAGAGCTACCCAAGCGGGTGCATGTGCGTGGATCTGTATCGG GTGATATCACACGTGACAGAGAAGATACGAATC TACTCAATCGCAATGTGCGCCGTCCTAATGGCACTGGCAACGGTACAGGTGCCATGCATCATATGAACAACACggctgctgcagccgccgctgctgccgcggCGGGCAAGCAGGTGAACAAGGTGAAGCCCACGGTGAATGTGAGCCGGCAGGTCGAGGGTCAAGTAATATCGCCGTCGCAGTACAACAG GCCGACGAGTCGCAGCTCCGGCACGGGCACGCAGAATCAAAATGGCGGCGTTTCATTGCCCGCCGGAATAGCGGACGACCAGTCGAAGGACTTTGATTTCGAGAAGACCGAAATGAAGTACGACTCGACGGGCATGTTCCACTGGAGTCCGGCAAAGAGCTTAGAAGACTGCATACTG GATCGCAACCAGGCGGCCATGACAGTGCTGAATGGTCATGTGGTCGTCTGTCTGTTCGCCGATCCCGATTCGCCTCTGATCGGTCTGCGGAATCTGGTGATGCCCTTGCGGGCGTCCAATTTCCACTACCACGAGCTGAAGCATGTGGTGATTGTAGGATCGGTGGACTACATCCGGCGAGAGTGGAAGATGCTGCAGAACCTGCCCAAGATATCGGTGCTGAACGGCTCTCCCCTGAGTCGCGCCGACCTGCGGGCGGTCAACGTCAATCTGTGTGATATGTGCTGCATACTGTCGGCCAAAGTTCCTAGCAACGACGATCCCACGCTGGCCGACAAGGAGGCCATCCTCGCCTCGCTCAACATCAAGGCCATGACCTTCGATGACACGATCGGCGTGCTCAGCCAGCGCGGCCCGGAGTTCGACAACCTGAGCGCGACCGCCGGCAGCCCGATTGTGCTGCAGCGTCGCGGTTCAGTGTATGGCGCCAATGTGCCCATGATTACAG AACTGGTCAATGATAGTAACGTGCAGTTTCTCGATcaagacgacgacgatgatccAGATACAGAGCTGTATCTGACGCAGCCCTTTGCCTGCGGCACAGCCTTCGCTGTGAGTGTGTTAGACTCACTGATGTCCACG ACATACTTCAATCAAAACGCCTTAACGCTGATCCGCTCACTGATCACGGGCGGAGCAACACccgagctggagctgatccTGGCCGAGGGAGCCGGCCTGCGCGGTGGCTACAGCACCGTGGACAGTCTGAGTAATCGAGACAG ATGTCGAGTGGGCCAGATATCCCTATACGATGGCCCGCTGGCGCAGTTCGGAGAGTGCGGCAAGTACGGGGATCTGTTCGTGGCCGCCCTCAAGTCGTACGGCATGCTGTGCATAGGCCTGTACCGGTTCCGGGACACCAGCTCCAGCTGTGATGCGAGCAGCAAACGATATGTAATAACTAACCCACCCGATGACTTTTCACTACTGCCAACAGATCAG GTATTCGTTTTAATGCAATTCGATCCGGGGCTGGAGTACAAGCCGCCAGCGGTGCGAGCACCCGCCGGCGGACGCGGCACCAACACACAAGGCTCCGGGGTCGGAGGGGGCGGCTCCAACAAGGATGATAACTCTTGA
- the LOC108156627 gene encoding calcium-activated potassium channel slowpoke isoform X15, producing the protein MATDLIGTNFSSTLTNGMSGCDQSTVESLADDPTDSPFDADDCLKVRKYWCFLLSSIFTFLAGLLIVLLWRAFAFICCRKEPDLGPNDPKQKEQKASRNKQEFEGTFMTEAKDWAGELISGQTTTGRILVVLVFILSIASLIIYFVDASSEEVERCQKWSNNITQQIDLAFNIFFMVYFFIRFIAASDKLWFMLEMYSFVDYFTIPPSFVSIYLDRTWIGLRFLRALRLMTVPDILQYLNVLKTSSSIRLAQLVSIFISVWLTAAGIIHLLENSGDPLDFNNAHRLSYWTCVYFLIVTMSTVGYGDVYCETVLGRTFLVFFLLVGLAMFASSIPEIIELVGSGNKYGGELKREHGKRHIVVCGHITYESVSHFLKDFLHEDREDVDVEVVFLHRKPPDLELEGLFKRHFTTVEFFQGTIMNPIDLQRVKVHEADACLVLANKYCQDPDAEDAANIMRVISIKNYSDDIRVIIQLMQYHNKAYLLNIPSWDWKQGDDVICLAELKLGFIAQSCLAPGFSTMMANLFAMRSFKTSPDMQSWTNDYLRGTGMEMYTETLSPTFIGIPFAQATELCFSKLKLLLLAIEIKGAEEGVDSKISINPRGAKIQANTQGFFIAQSADEVKRAWFYCKACHEDIKDETLIKKCKCKNLTVQPRSKFDDLDEHHPAPTFTPPELPKRVHVRGSVSGDITRDREDTNLLNRNVRRPNGTGNGTGAMHHMNNTAAAAAAAAAAGKQVNKVKPTVNVSRQVEGQVISPSQYNRPPENDANPYAGYQLAYEVKKLMPTSRSSGTGTQNQNGGVSLPAGIADDQSKDFDFEKTEMKYDSTGMFHWSPAKSLEDCILDRNQAAMTVLNGHVVVCLFADPDSPLIGLRNLVMPLRASNFHYHELKHVVIVGSVDYIRREWKMLQNLPKISVLNGSPLSRADLRAVNVNLCDMCCILSAKVPSNDDPTLADKEAILASLNIKAMTFDDTIGVLSQRGPEFDNLSATAGSPIVLQRRGSVYGANVPMITELVNDSNVQFLDQDDDDDPDTELYLTQPFACGTAFAVSVLDSLMSTTYFNQNALTLIRSLITGGATPELELILAEGAGLRGGYSTVDSLSNRDRCRVGQISLYDGPLAQFGECGKYGDLFVAALKSYGMLCIGLYRFRDTSSSCDASSKRYVITNPPDDFSLLPTDQVFVLMQFDPGLEYKPPAVRAPAGGRGTNTQGSGVGGGGSNKDDNS; encoded by the exons ATGGCAACGGACTTGATCGGCACAAATTTCAGCAGCACATTGACAAAT GGGATGTCGGGGTGTGATCAAAGCACTGTCGAATCATTGGCCGATGATCCAACAGATTCACCATTCGATGCCGATGATTGTCTCAAAGTTCGCAAGTACTGGTGCTTTCTGCTGTCCAGCATCTTTACATTCCTTGCTGGCCTGCTCATTGTGCTGCTATGGCGGGCATTCGCGTTCATCTGCTGCCGCAAGGAGCCCGACCTGGGACCCAACGATCCCAAGCAGAAGGAGCAGAAGGCGTCCCGCAACAAACAGGAGTTCGAGGGCACCTTTATGACAGAAGCAAAAGACTGGGCTGGAGAGCTTATCTCGGGTCAAACAACAACTGGTCGAATTTTG GTCGTACTCGTATTTATACTCAGCATTGCATCCCTCATTATATACTTTGTTGATGCATCTAGCGAAGAAGTCGAAAGATGCCAAAAGTGGAGTAACAACATTACTCAACAGATCGATCTCGCattcaatatattttttatggtTTACTTTTTTATACGA TTCATAGCGGCGTCCGATAAGCTTTGGTTTATGTTAGAAATGTACAGTTTTGTAGATTATTTTACAATACCCCCGTCCTTCGTATCAATATATTTAGATCGAACATGGATCG GTCTTCGATTTCTTCGAGCGCTACGTCTCATGACTGTTCCAGATATTTTACAATATTTAAACGTACTAAAAACATCGAGCTCCATACGCTTGGCTCAACTAGTATCAATTTTTATATCCGTGTGGTTAACAGCAGCGGGCATTATACATCTG CTGGAGAACTCTGGCGATCCGCTGGATTTTAATAATGCTCATCGTTTATCGTATTGGACCTGTGTCTATTTCCTAATTGTGACCATGTCAACGGTAGGATATGGTGACGTTTACTGTGAGACTGTCCTGGGAAGAACATTTCTCGTGTTCTTTCTGCTCGTCGGCTTG GCAATGTTTGCCAGCAGTATACCGGAGATAATTGAACTCGTCGGTAGTGGCAATAAGTATGGCGGTGAACTGAAAAGAGAACACGGAAAGAG ACATATTGTGGTATGCGGTCATATAACATACGAGTCCGTGTCGCATTTTCTGAAGGACTTTCTCCACGAAGATCGGGAGGATGTCGATGTCGAAGTGGTCTTTCTCCATCG TAAACCACCCGATTTGGAACTTGAGGGTTTGTTCAAACGTCATTTTACCACCGTGGAGTTCTTCCAAGGAACCATTATGAATCCGATTGATCTGCAAAGGGTTAAG GTTCACGAAGCCGATGCCTGCCTTGTGCTAGCTAACAAATATTGCCAAGATCCCGACGCAGAAGATGCTGCCAACATCATGAGAGTGATCTCCATCAAGAACTACAGCGACGACATTCGTGTCATCATCCAGCTGATGCAGTACCACAATAAG GCGTACTTGCTCAACATACCATCGTGGGACTGGAAACAGGGCGACGATGTCATCTGCCTGGCCGAGCTGAAGCTGGGCTTCATTGCCCAGAGCTGTCTGGCCCCCGGTTTCTCCACCATGATGGCCAATCTGTTTGCCATGCGATCGTTCAAGACG TCGCCAGACATGCAGTCTTGGACAAATGATTACCTGCGCGGCACTGGCATGGAAATGTACACAGAAACATTGAGTCCCACATTTATTGGAATACCATTTGCTCAGGCCACTGA GCTGTGTTTCTCCAAGCTGAAGCTTCTGCTGCTCGCCATCGAGATCAAGGGAGCCGAGGAGGGTGTGGACAGCAAAATTTCGATTAACCCGCGCGGGGCCAAGATTCAGGCCAATACGCAGGGCTTTTTCATAGCACAAAGCGCCGATGAGGTGAAGCG TGCCTGGTTCTACTGCAAAGCCTGCCACGAGGACATCAAGGACGAGACGCTGATCaagaaatgcaaatgcaaaaacT TGACTGTTCAGCCCAGGAGCAAATTTGATGACTTAG ATGAACACCATCCTGCACCCACATTTACGCCTCCAGAGCTACCCAAGCGGGTGCATGTGCGTGGATCTGTATCGG GTGATATCACACGTGACAGAGAAGATACGAATC TACTCAATCGCAATGTGCGCCGTCCTAATGGCACTGGCAACGGTACAGGTGCCATGCATCATATGAACAACACggctgctgcagccgccgctgctgccgcggCGGGCAAGCAGGTGAACAAGGTGAAGCCCACGGTGAATGTGAGCCGGCAGGTCGAGGGTCAAGTAATATCGCCGTCGCAGTACAACAG GCCACCAGAGAATGATGCTAACCCTTATGCGGGCTATCAACTTGCTTACGAAGTTAAAAAGCTCAT GCCGACGAGTCGCAGCTCCGGCACGGGCACGCAGAATCAAAATGGCGGCGTTTCATTGCCCGCCGGAATAGCGGACGACCAGTCGAAGGACTTTGATTTCGAGAAGACCGAAATGAAGTACGACTCGACGGGCATGTTCCACTGGAGTCCGGCAAAGAGCTTAGAAGACTGCATACTG GATCGCAACCAGGCGGCCATGACAGTGCTGAATGGTCATGTGGTCGTCTGTCTGTTCGCCGATCCCGATTCGCCTCTGATCGGTCTGCGGAATCTGGTGATGCCCTTGCGGGCGTCCAATTTCCACTACCACGAGCTGAAGCATGTGGTGATTGTAGGATCGGTGGACTACATCCGGCGAGAGTGGAAGATGCTGCAGAACCTGCCCAAGATATCGGTGCTGAACGGCTCTCCCCTGAGTCGCGCCGACCTGCGGGCGGTCAACGTCAATCTGTGTGATATGTGCTGCATACTGTCGGCCAAAGTTCCTAGCAACGACGATCCCACGCTGGCCGACAAGGAGGCCATCCTCGCCTCGCTCAACATCAAGGCCATGACCTTCGATGACACGATCGGCGTGCTCAGCCAGCGCGGCCCGGAGTTCGACAACCTGAGCGCGACCGCCGGCAGCCCGATTGTGCTGCAGCGTCGCGGTTCAGTGTATGGCGCCAATGTGCCCATGATTACAG AACTGGTCAATGATAGTAACGTGCAGTTTCTCGATcaagacgacgacgatgatccAGATACAGAGCTGTATCTGACGCAGCCCTTTGCCTGCGGCACAGCCTTCGCTGTGAGTGTGTTAGACTCACTGATGTCCACG ACATACTTCAATCAAAACGCCTTAACGCTGATCCGCTCACTGATCACGGGCGGAGCAACACccgagctggagctgatccTGGCCGAGGGAGCCGGCCTGCGCGGTGGCTACAGCACCGTGGACAGTCTGAGTAATCGAGACAG ATGTCGAGTGGGCCAGATATCCCTATACGATGGCCCGCTGGCGCAGTTCGGAGAGTGCGGCAAGTACGGGGATCTGTTCGTGGCCGCCCTCAAGTCGTACGGCATGCTGTGCATAGGCCTGTACCGGTTCCGGGACACCAGCTCCAGCTGTGATGCGAGCAGCAAACGATATGTAATAACTAACCCACCCGATGACTTTTCACTACTGCCAACAGATCAG GTATTCGTTTTAATGCAATTCGATCCGGGGCTGGAGTACAAGCCGCCAGCGGTGCGAGCACCCGCCGGCGGACGCGGCACCAACACACAAGGCTCCGGGGTCGGAGGGGGCGGCTCCAACAAGGATGATAACTCTTGA